In Zhaonella formicivorans, one DNA window encodes the following:
- a CDS encoding deoxycytidylate deaminase — protein sequence MRPSWDSYFMEIAETVAKRSTCLRRQVGAIIVKDKRLLTTGYNGAPSGLPHCAQVGCLRENLNIPSGQRHELCRGIHAEQNAIIQAALYGVSIQGGTFYTTTHPCVVCAKMIVNAGIVKVITKGDYPDALAKEILDQAGIPVVKYED from the coding sequence ATGCGTCCGAGTTGGGATTCTTATTTCATGGAAATTGCTGAAACTGTTGCCAAACGTTCCACCTGCTTAAGGCGCCAGGTAGGTGCGATTATTGTCAAAGATAAACGTCTGTTAACCACCGGCTATAATGGAGCCCCCAGCGGCCTTCCTCACTGTGCCCAAGTTGGCTGTCTGCGGGAAAACTTAAATATCCCTTCAGGGCAGAGGCATGAGCTATGCCGGGGTATTCATGCTGAGCAAAATGCTATTATTCAAGCTGCCCTCTATGGAGTAAGCATCCAGGGAGGAACTTTTTATACCACTACCCATCCGTGTGTAGTTTGTGCTAAAATGATAGTTAACGCAGGCATTGTGAAAGTTATTACTAAAGGAGATTACCCTGATGCCTTAGCCAAGGAGATCCTTGATCAAGCGGGGATACCGGTCGTAAAGTACGAAGACTAG
- a CDS encoding AtpZ/AtpI family protein has protein sequence MKKDYWNYARYANFAFSFGITMAASILLGYFGGNLLDRKLGTAPFLMLAGILLGVGVSFYSLLQELYLLEKFKPPGKEAAVKKIGREEDYQDDKGMDK, from the coding sequence TTGAAAAAAGATTACTGGAATTACGCCCGGTATGCGAATTTTGCCTTTTCTTTTGGTATAACCATGGCTGCAAGTATTTTGCTGGGCTATTTTGGGGGTAACCTGCTTGACCGGAAACTGGGAACTGCCCCTTTCCTGATGCTGGCAGGAATTTTGCTTGGAGTGGGGGTATCTTTTTACTCCTTGCTGCAGGAATTGTACTTGCTGGAAAAATTTAAGCCGCCCGGCAAGGAAGCTGCGGTCAAAAAAATTGGACGGGAAGAAGATTACCAAGATGACAAAGGTATGGACAAATGA
- a CDS encoding Na+/H+ antiporter NhaA, which yields MNKTVKLLQEFSIPLIAGVIAALFWANIAPESYHHFIEEPLFGEVNFHFLVNDVFMVFFFAIAGVEITQSLLPGGDLNPIKKAINPLLATAGGVLGPVAVYLTLNSLIGSPEFVRGWGIPTATDIALAWLVARFVFGDKHPAVKFLLLLAIADDAIGLVIIAVFYPDPLHPVQPVWLLLVLAGMLVAYLLRRAKVSSYWPYILGGGLLSWLGLHNAHLHPALALVFIVPFLPSAPKVESGLFEAEEGEHSTLATFEHEWKVIIDFGLFFFGLANAGVEFSAIGVPTWLVTAGLFIGKTVGIFLLGYIGTLLGFPLPNRMTKKELFLAGFVAAMGLTVALFVAGAAFVDPEIQGAAKMGALFSAGVSIIAIILGRVLGIKRITADL from the coding sequence TTGAATAAAACTGTAAAACTGCTGCAAGAGTTTTCCATTCCGTTAATTGCGGGCGTCATTGCGGCCTTGTTTTGGGCAAATATTGCGCCGGAAAGCTACCATCACTTTATTGAAGAACCTCTATTCGGAGAAGTGAATTTTCACTTTTTGGTCAACGATGTCTTTATGGTATTTTTCTTTGCCATTGCCGGGGTGGAAATCACCCAGAGCTTGTTGCCGGGGGGTGACTTAAACCCAATCAAAAAGGCGATTAACCCGCTCTTGGCAACTGCCGGCGGCGTATTGGGCCCTGTTGCGGTCTACTTGACACTCAATTCCCTGATCGGATCTCCCGAATTTGTCAGGGGCTGGGGTATTCCCACTGCTACCGATATAGCGTTAGCCTGGCTGGTGGCCCGATTCGTTTTCGGTGACAAGCACCCGGCAGTTAAGTTTTTGCTGCTTCTGGCCATCGCCGATGATGCCATCGGCCTGGTCATTATTGCCGTCTTCTATCCCGATCCGCTTCATCCGGTACAGCCCGTGTGGCTCCTCCTGGTTCTGGCAGGCATGCTGGTTGCTTACCTCTTGAGGCGGGCTAAAGTTTCAAGCTATTGGCCCTATATTCTCGGGGGCGGATTGCTTAGCTGGCTGGGCCTGCACAATGCCCATTTGCACCCGGCGCTGGCCCTGGTATTTATTGTTCCTTTCCTGCCTTCCGCCCCGAAAGTCGAAAGCGGCTTGTTTGAAGCTGAAGAGGGAGAGCATAGCACCTTGGCTACCTTTGAACATGAGTGGAAAGTAATTATTGATTTCGGCCTGTTCTTCTTCGGCTTGGCCAACGCAGGGGTAGAGTTTTCCGCTATTGGAGTCCCTACCTGGCTGGTAACCGCCGGATTATTTATCGGCAAGACTGTGGGTATCTTCTTGTTGGGTTATATCGGTACGCTGCTTGGTTTCCCTCTGCCCAACCGGATGACGAAAAAAGAGCTGTTTTTAGCCGGGTTTGTGGCCGCTATGGGCTTGACTGTAGCCCTGTTCGTGGCGGGAGCCGCCTTCGTGGACCCGGAAATTCAAGGGGCGGCTAAGATGGGGGCCTTATTTAGCGCCGGTGTATCAATCATAGCCATTATTTTAGGCAGGGTGTTAGGCATCAAAAGGATTACCGCAGATTTGTGA
- the atpB gene encoding F0F1 ATP synthase subunit A has translation MQERIAELANIMEHLKPHTVFQIGPIPVSSTVVNAWIVMAVLFTLVLISTRNLKLIPSGKQHFPEMIVEFLYGLLESVLGHGGKKYIPLVGSLFIFILFLNWAWFIPEMKPPTMDLSTTAAFGVTTIITVQLIGIKNKGLVEYLKHFLSPTPVLAPLNVIEELVKPVSLSLRLFGNMFGEEMVVVILFTLVPLFAPVPIQMLGVLMGFIQAFVFTLLTTTYIAAMVHGH, from the coding sequence GTGCAGGAAAGAATAGCGGAATTAGCAAATATTATGGAACACCTAAAGCCCCATACCGTTTTTCAGATCGGTCCCATACCGGTTTCCTCAACAGTGGTGAATGCCTGGATTGTAATGGCTGTTTTGTTTACGCTGGTGCTTATCTCTACCAGGAATTTGAAGCTTATCCCTTCAGGCAAACAGCATTTTCCGGAAATGATAGTTGAATTTTTATACGGGCTCCTGGAATCCGTTTTGGGCCACGGGGGTAAAAAATACATCCCTTTGGTAGGCTCCTTGTTTATCTTCATCTTGTTTTTAAACTGGGCCTGGTTTATTCCCGAAATGAAGCCCCCGACCATGGACCTCAGCACTACGGCGGCTTTTGGGGTGACCACCATTATCACCGTGCAGTTAATTGGAATTAAGAACAAAGGGTTGGTGGAATACTTAAAGCATTTTCTTTCCCCCACTCCCGTTCTTGCTCCTTTGAATGTGATTGAGGAACTGGTCAAACCGGTTTCCCTGTCGCTCCGTCTTTTTGGCAATATGTTCGGGGAGGAAATGGTGGTAGTAATTCTCTTTACCCTGGTGCCCCTTTTCGCTCCCGTACCAATTCAGATGTTAGGTGTGCTGATGGGCTTCATCCAGGCTTTTGTGTTCACACTCCTGACCACAACTTACATCGCCGCTATGGTACACGGCCACTAA
- a CDS encoding L-threonylcarbamoyladenylate synthase produces MITIRTRYYRIDPKVPNLTHIQEAAEILRKGGVVAFPTETVYGLGADGLNPEAVAKIFKAKGRPADNPLIMHVAQQKEIDLLAREIPPLAERMMELFWPGPLTLILPKSRCVPDIVTAGLDTVAVRMPAHPIALAFLKAARVPVAAPSANLSGRPSPTIGTHVLKDLAGKIDAVVDGGKTSVGLESTVLDLTSDPPVILRPGGVTLEQLQEVLGQVVLDPAIRGEYLIDGLVPRAPGMKYAHYAPRAKVFLVEGEPWQVALKMKELVEQHKAEGKRVGIICTEEMLFLCREMVPQPDHYETLGPGEDLGEVASRLYSALRNCDRYHLDVVFAQTFPENGIGVAIMNRLRKAASHRVIKA; encoded by the coding sequence ATGATTACAATTCGTACTCGTTATTATAGAATAGATCCGAAGGTGCCTAATTTGACTCATATTCAGGAAGCCGCTGAGATTTTAAGAAAGGGCGGTGTGGTCGCTTTTCCTACGGAAACGGTTTATGGGCTCGGCGCCGATGGGTTAAACCCGGAAGCGGTAGCCAAAATTTTTAAGGCTAAAGGCCGGCCAGCCGATAATCCGTTGATCATGCATGTGGCCCAACAAAAAGAAATTGACCTGCTGGCCAGGGAAATTCCACCCCTGGCTGAACGCATGATGGAACTCTTTTGGCCGGGCCCTCTGACTTTGATTCTGCCCAAAAGCCGGTGCGTACCCGATATTGTCACCGCGGGGCTTGATACGGTAGCTGTCAGGATGCCGGCCCATCCTATCGCCCTGGCGTTTCTGAAGGCAGCCCGCGTACCGGTAGCCGCCCCCAGCGCCAATCTTTCCGGAAGACCCAGTCCTACCATTGGTACCCATGTTTTAAAGGATTTGGCGGGGAAAATAGATGCAGTGGTTGACGGAGGCAAAACCAGTGTAGGCCTCGAATCCACAGTTTTGGATTTGACATCGGACCCGCCTGTTATACTGCGCCCTGGCGGAGTAACTTTGGAACAGCTCCAGGAAGTCCTGGGCCAGGTAGTGTTGGACCCGGCGATAAGAGGAGAGTACTTGATTGATGGCCTCGTGCCGCGGGCGCCTGGAATGAAATATGCCCACTATGCCCCCAGGGCAAAAGTTTTTCTGGTTGAAGGGGAGCCCTGGCAAGTGGCCCTAAAAATGAAAGAGCTGGTGGAACAGCATAAAGCGGAAGGTAAAAGGGTAGGGATTATTTGTACCGAGGAGATGCTGTTTTTGTGCAGGGAAATGGTGCCCCAACCCGACCATTACGAAACCCTTGGTCCAGGAGAAGATTTGGGCGAAGTAGCATCCAGGCTTTACAGTGCCTTGCGCAACTGTGACCGTTATCACCTGGACGTTGTTTTTGCTCAAACTTTTCCTGAAAATGGAATAGGTGTTGCTATTATGAACCGGCTGCGAAAAGCGGCAAGCCATCGTGTTATAAAAGCTTGA
- a CDS encoding TIGR01440 family protein, protein MELNTIAQQTRQAVSGLLEAANLKPGQIMVVGCSTSEVVGQKIGTASNLEVAQTIMAELLPLLQEKGIYLAVQCCEHLNRALVIEEEAAEKYGFEIVSVIPAPKAGGSLAAVAMERFDSPVVVEKIVAHAGIDIGDTFIGMHLKHVAVPVRLPLKNIGNAHLTLARTRPKLIGGERAIYCK, encoded by the coding sequence ATGGAATTAAATACAATTGCCCAGCAGACCCGCCAAGCCGTCAGCGGGCTTCTGGAAGCGGCCAATTTAAAGCCGGGGCAAATTATGGTTGTGGGCTGCAGTACCAGTGAGGTGGTAGGGCAAAAAATAGGGACGGCCTCCAATCTGGAAGTGGCGCAAACCATCATGGCTGAATTATTGCCTTTGTTGCAGGAAAAGGGCATCTACCTGGCGGTCCAATGCTGCGAACACCTTAACCGGGCCCTGGTCATCGAAGAAGAAGCGGCTGAAAAATACGGTTTTGAGATCGTCTCTGTTATCCCGGCGCCTAAAGCGGGTGGGTCCTTGGCTGCGGTTGCGATGGAGCGTTTTGACAGTCCGGTTGTGGTCGAAAAGATTGTGGCCCATGCCGGCATTGATATCGGGGATACTTTTATCGGCATGCATCTCAAGCACGTGGCTGTACCGGTCAGGCTGCCCCTGAAAAATATAGGTAATGCCCACTTGACGCTGGCGCGGACTCGTCCCAAACTAATCGGGGGAGAAAGAGCGATATATTGTAAGTAG
- a CDS encoding low molecular weight protein arginine phosphatase — MRTILFVCTGNTCRSSMAEALARDLAAKKGLAEKVTFMSAGTAAWQGSPAADNAVRALREIDIDLSKHQAKPVNAELLQKADLILAMTRDHKHQLAQFYPEVADKLFTLHEYAAGDENGELDVADPFGQSLEVYKECAAEIQAAVDKALDKFMQDDDLKKLE; from the coding sequence ATGCGTACAATTCTTTTCGTATGTACCGGCAACACCTGTCGCAGCAGCATGGCGGAGGCCCTGGCCCGTGATTTGGCCGCAAAAAAGGGTTTAGCTGAAAAGGTTACTTTCATGTCGGCAGGTACCGCAGCTTGGCAGGGGTCGCCTGCTGCTGACAACGCGGTTCGCGCCCTGCGCGAAATTGACATTGATCTCAGTAAACACCAGGCAAAGCCTGTGAATGCGGAACTGCTGCAAAAAGCCGATCTTATCCTTGCCATGACCAGGGACCATAAACACCAACTGGCCCAGTTTTACCCAGAGGTTGCGGACAAGCTTTTCACCCTGCATGAGTACGCTGCAGGCGATGAAAACGGCGAGCTTGATGTGGCAGACCCCTTTGGGCAATCTTTGGAAGTATATAAAGAATGCGCTGCCGAAATCCAGGCTGCTGTCGACAAAGCACTGGATAAGTTTATGCAAGACGATGATCTAAAAAAGCTCGAGTGA
- the wecB gene encoding non-hydrolyzing UDP-N-acetylglucosamine 2-epimerase, with amino-acid sequence MLKVLSVFGTRPEAIKMAPLVQELAKYPGEIISKVAVTAQHREMLDQVLQLFAITPDYDLDIMQSQQTLTQITTRALEGLSQVYEREQPDLVLVHGDTTTTFVASLAAFYRQIAVGHVEAGLRTGNKYSPFPEEMNRRLTGAIADWHFAPTGSAKANLLREGIREEQIFVTGNTVIDALLATVNPVFNFSGIPGLEGLDFEGRKVVLITAHRRENLGEPMRHIFAALRQLVLEFPELEVVFPVHKNPKVRSVVQEVLGELPRVRLIEPLDYEPFVNLMARSFIVLTDSGGLQEEAPSLGKPVLVLRDTTERPEAVAAGTVSLVGTGFEQVYREAKRLLIDNGYYRQMANAVNPYGDGKAARRIVQSLRFAYGLTDRRPDDYQS; translated from the coding sequence GTGCTAAAAGTTCTTTCCGTTTTCGGCACCAGGCCGGAGGCGATTAAAATGGCTCCCTTGGTTCAAGAACTGGCCAAATACCCCGGGGAGATAATTTCCAAGGTGGCAGTTACGGCCCAGCATAGGGAAATGCTGGATCAAGTGCTGCAGTTATTTGCCATAACTCCCGATTACGATCTGGATATTATGCAGAGCCAACAAACCCTCACCCAAATCACCACCAGGGCTCTGGAAGGCTTAAGCCAAGTATACGAGAGGGAGCAGCCGGACCTTGTGCTGGTGCACGGTGACACTACCACCACTTTCGTGGCTTCCCTGGCTGCTTTTTACCGCCAGATTGCCGTGGGCCATGTGGAAGCGGGTTTAAGGACCGGCAACAAGTATTCTCCCTTTCCTGAAGAGATGAACCGCAGACTGACCGGGGCCATTGCCGATTGGCACTTTGCGCCTACAGGCTCCGCCAAGGCGAATTTATTGCGGGAGGGGATTAGGGAAGAGCAGATCTTTGTTACCGGCAACACGGTAATCGACGCTTTACTGGCAACAGTCAACCCCGTCTTTAACTTTAGCGGTATTCCAGGGTTGGAAGGGCTTGACTTTGAGGGGCGCAAAGTGGTGCTTATCACAGCCCACCGGCGGGAAAACCTGGGCGAACCTATGCGCCATATCTTTGCAGCCCTGCGGCAACTGGTGCTGGAGTTCCCAGAGCTGGAAGTGGTTTTCCCGGTACATAAAAATCCCAAGGTCCGCTCGGTGGTGCAGGAGGTTTTAGGAGAACTGCCGCGGGTGCGCTTAATCGAACCTTTGGACTATGAGCCTTTTGTTAACCTCATGGCCCGTTCTTTTATTGTCTTGACCGATTCGGGAGGGCTGCAGGAAGAGGCCCCTTCCCTGGGCAAGCCAGTCCTGGTTTTGAGAGATACCACCGAAAGGCCCGAGGCTGTTGCCGCAGGTACGGTCAGCCTGGTGGGCACCGGCTTTGAGCAAGTTTATCGTGAAGCGAAGCGGCTGCTTATTGACAACGGTTATTACCGGCAGATGGCAAATGCAGTGAACCCCTACGGGGATGGTAAAGCCGCCCGGCGTATCGTGCAGAGCCTGCGGTTTGCCTACGGCCTTACTGACCGGCGTCCTGATGATTATCAATCATAA
- a CDS encoding ZIP family metal transporter translates to MGEILFLSLLAGLATAIGALIILACGKPSEKMLAVFLGLAAGIMLSVVILDLLPSSLDYGSIHTLTAGFVAGLLLLTLLSKLLTFAGGQKSAARDKVYLRRMGYLIAIGIALHDLPEGVAIAAGFSATLHLGWLIAVAIGLHNIPEGMATAAPLLMSGLKPSRIVGLTGLVSIFTPVGTMLGLLIVGLSKSFISFLLSLAAGAMFYIVFWEIIPESRQRHPNYSLLGMFLGFLVIFMLSIME, encoded by the coding sequence ATGGGGGAAATTCTCTTTTTAAGCCTGTTGGCAGGTCTGGCCACTGCCATCGGTGCCTTAATTATTCTGGCATGCGGCAAACCTTCGGAAAAAATGCTTGCTGTTTTTTTAGGTTTAGCAGCGGGAATCATGTTGAGTGTAGTTATTCTTGACCTGTTGCCGTCATCCTTGGACTATGGCAGTATCCATACTTTAACCGCCGGTTTTGTTGCAGGCCTGCTTTTGCTCACGTTGTTAAGTAAACTGCTTACCTTTGCCGGCGGGCAAAAAAGCGCGGCCAGGGACAAAGTTTATCTTCGCAGGATGGGCTATTTGATTGCCATCGGCATCGCCCTCCACGATTTGCCCGAAGGAGTTGCCATTGCAGCAGGCTTTTCGGCTACGCTGCATTTGGGCTGGTTGATTGCTGTGGCTATAGGCTTACATAATATCCCGGAGGGAATGGCAACCGCTGCTCCTCTTTTAATGAGCGGCCTTAAGCCTTCCAGAATTGTCGGCCTAACCGGTTTGGTCAGTATCTTTACCCCGGTAGGGACTATGCTTGGACTGTTGATTGTAGGATTATCCAAATCCTTTATTTCGTTTTTGCTGTCCCTGGCTGCCGGGGCCATGTTTTATATCGTTTTCTGGGAAATAATTCCTGAATCCCGTCAGCGCCATCCCAATTACTCCCTGCTCGGTATGTTTTTGGGTTTTTTAGTAATATTTATGCTAAGCATAATGGAGTAG
- a CDS encoding four helix bundle protein, producing MAKGSCICIIYEVTQQFPKAEMFGLVSQIRRAAVSIPANIAEGQVRQYDKEFIQFLHISKGSTAEVQYYLRLSYDLGYINDTQHKILDDYVEELFRLLNAFIGKLKADS from the coding sequence ATGGCAAAAGGCTCATGCATTTGCATAATTTATGAAGTCACTCAACAATTTCCGAAAGCTGAGATGTTTGGTCTGGTAAGCCAAATACGAAGGGCGGCTGTATCAATACCAGCTAATATTGCAGAAGGCCAAGTCAGACAATATGATAAAGAATTTATACAGTTCTTACACATTTCAAAAGGTTCAACTGCGGAAGTTCAATATTATTTAAGACTTAGTTACGATTTGGGCTATATAAATGATACGCAGCACAAAATCTTGGATGACTATGTAGAAGAGCTTTTTAGGCTACTTAATGCATTTATTGGAAAGCTGAAAGCTGACAGCTGA
- a CDS encoding MazG-like family protein, with protein MQKKIIALPRLDNLSPTMESTALKLMEETGELAQAIGKFRGLNGEKISMEEQEVMKMITRELLDVAQTAVSMMFVLEEHYNVDLSQALEEHISKLMKKGYLKSS; from the coding sequence ATGCAAAAGAAGATAATCGCCCTGCCACGGTTGGACAACCTCTCCCCCACCATGGAATCCACAGCCTTAAAACTGATGGAGGAGACGGGGGAGTTGGCCCAAGCCATAGGTAAGTTCAGGGGGCTAAACGGAGAAAAAATAAGCATGGAAGAGCAGGAGGTAATGAAAATGATTACCCGGGAGCTCCTGGACGTGGCCCAAACTGCTGTATCCATGATGTTCGTACTGGAAGAACACTACAATGTCGATCTTTCCCAGGCTTTGGAAGAACATATATCTAAGCTGATGAAAAAGGGCTACCTCAAAAGCAGCTAG
- the rpiB gene encoding ribose 5-phosphate isomerase B, which translates to MKIALGCDHGGYTLKEKIKAYLQESGLEFTDFGTMSTDSVDYPDYALAVAEAVAEGKYDRGILVCGTGIGIGIAANKVPGIRAALCNDTFSARASREHNDANILTLGERVVGPGLALDIVKIWLETEFAGGRHQRRIEKIREIEQKYSGRQ; encoded by the coding sequence TTGAAAATTGCTTTAGGATGCGATCATGGCGGGTACACACTTAAAGAAAAAATAAAAGCATATCTACAGGAGAGCGGACTGGAGTTTACTGACTTTGGCACCATGAGCACCGATTCCGTTGATTACCCCGACTACGCTTTGGCTGTTGCGGAGGCTGTAGCGGAAGGAAAATACGACCGGGGCATACTGGTCTGTGGTACCGGGATCGGCATAGGCATAGCTGCCAATAAAGTTCCGGGCATTAGGGCCGCGCTGTGCAACGATACTTTTTCCGCCCGGGCCTCACGGGAACATAACGATGCCAACATTTTGACTTTAGGCGAGCGGGTGGTAGGCCCGGGGTTGGCCCTTGATATTGTAAAAATTTGGCTGGAGACGGAATTTGCCGGCGGCAGACACCAGAGACGGATAGAAAAAATTAGGGAAATTGAGCAAAAGTATTCTGGACGTCAGTAA
- the upp gene encoding uracil phosphoribosyltransferase: MSKVYVLDHPLIQHKITLIRAEDTGSKDFRELVEEVAMLMAYEVTRDFPLEEVEVKTPLTTCKSKMLAGRKVGIIPILRAGLGMVNGMLKLIPAAKVGHVGLYRDPETLQPVEYYCKLPTDVAERDIIIVDPMLATGGSASAGIQFMKQRGVKNIKLMCLIAAPEGIKRVQEEHPDVDIFTAAVDECLNDHGYIVPGLGDAGDRLFGTK; the protein is encoded by the coding sequence TTGTCAAAAGTCTATGTACTGGACCACCCATTAATTCAACATAAGATCACTTTAATCAGGGCGGAGGATACCGGTTCCAAAGACTTCCGGGAGTTGGTCGAAGAAGTTGCCATGCTGATGGCCTACGAGGTTACCCGTGATTTTCCTTTGGAAGAAGTGGAAGTCAAAACTCCCCTTACAACTTGCAAGAGCAAGATGCTTGCGGGCCGCAAAGTGGGGATTATCCCTATCCTCCGTGCTGGTCTCGGAATGGTGAACGGAATGCTGAAACTGATCCCTGCCGCTAAAGTGGGTCACGTCGGCTTATACAGAGATCCGGAGACTTTGCAGCCCGTTGAATACTACTGCAAGCTCCCCACCGATGTGGCCGAAAGGGACATCATTATCGTAGACCCGATGTTGGCTACCGGGGGTTCGGCCTCTGCCGGCATACAATTTATGAAACAGCGCGGCGTAAAAAACATCAAGCTGATGTGCCTAATCGCGGCTCCCGAAGGGATTAAAAGGGTCCAGGAGGAGCACCCCGACGTGGATATCTTCACGGCGGCGGTGGACGAATGCCTCAACGACCACGGCTATATCGTCCCCGGCCTGGGCGACGCAGGAGACAGACTGTTTGGCACAAAATAG
- the prmC gene encoding peptide chain release factor N(5)-glutamine methyltransferase, producing MLKSSGPPTAKKELAWAVPFLHRSGILNARLEAEVLLAHALGWTRAKLLGHLPETIGEAEQRRFREMVKKRAEHYPLQYLTGCREFMSLDFAVNEHVLIPRDDTEILVQAVLGLKRRVPLAAKIVDVGTGSGIIAICLKKFWPEAQVFAVDISEKALKVAKRNAEKHSVEITFVHGDLLQPFLPQRTACTTNNQQPTTNNYNNSQQLTTNNYHEAGGFDIVVSNPPYIPAGNVPHLQPEVTFEPVTALAGGEDGLAFYRRLARESKNVLDRGGWLALEIGSDQGADVKKILASQGFSEIEILDDYANLERVIIGRLLS from the coding sequence GTGTTGAAGAGCAGTGGACCGCCGACAGCCAAGAAGGAACTGGCCTGGGCGGTTCCTTTTTTGCATCGGAGCGGTATTTTAAATGCCAGGCTGGAAGCGGAGGTATTATTAGCCCATGCTTTAGGGTGGACCAGGGCCAAACTTTTGGGGCATCTGCCCGAGACAATAGGCGAGGCTGAACAAAGACGCTTCAGGGAAATGGTAAAAAAACGAGCTGAACATTACCCTTTGCAGTACCTGACCGGGTGCCGGGAATTCATGTCCTTGGATTTTGCAGTTAATGAGCATGTCCTTATTCCCAGGGATGACACCGAAATACTGGTGCAGGCGGTACTGGGCCTAAAACGTCGTGTTCCCCTTGCAGCCAAAATAGTTGATGTAGGCACAGGCAGCGGCATTATCGCCATTTGTCTCAAAAAATTTTGGCCGGAAGCACAAGTCTTTGCCGTGGACATTTCCGAGAAAGCCTTAAAAGTGGCCAAAAGAAATGCTGAAAAACATAGTGTTGAGATAACATTTGTCCACGGTGATTTACTACAGCCTTTTTTGCCCCAAAGAACAGCATGTACAACTAACAACCAACAACCAACAACTAACAACTATAACAACAGCCAGCAACTAACAACCAACAACTATCACGAAGCCGGAGGTTTTGATATCGTTGTCTCCAATCCCCCCTACATTCCGGCTGGTAACGTACCCCACCTTCAGCCCGAAGTCACTTTCGAACCTGTTACGGCTCTGGCCGGCGGTGAGGACGGGCTTGCCTTTTACCGCCGCCTGGCCCGGGAAAGCAAAAATGTGCTGGACCGGGGGGGTTGGCTGGCGCTGGAAATAGGGAGCGATCAAGGGGCGGATGTTAAAAAAATTCTGGCAAGCCAGGGATTCTCAGAAATAGAGATTCTGGACGATTATGCCAATTTGGAGCGGGTAATTATTGGACGGTTGTTAAGTTGA
- a CDS encoding manganese efflux pump MntP family protein: protein MTLATVLLVAVALGTDAFSMAIGIGLTGIRWRRIAMISGIVSLFHIFMPLTGLFLGSLLGKAVGQLASYIGAVVLIFIGIQMLREGFGEDTGIMNFGVARKTTQVQGPYPVQVYSGLWAMLVLAGSVSLDALTVGFGLGTLKANLALTVLIMGAVAGIMTATGFILGKRMGSWLGEKAQIVGGIILTIIGVKMFF from the coding sequence ATGACGCTTGCAACAGTTTTGTTGGTGGCTGTAGCATTGGGCACCGATGCTTTTTCTATGGCCATCGGGATAGGTTTAACGGGCATCCGCTGGCGTAGGATAGCAATGATTTCCGGGATAGTTTCCCTCTTTCACATTTTTATGCCTTTAACAGGGCTCTTTTTAGGCTCTCTGTTGGGAAAAGCCGTAGGGCAGCTGGCTTCTTACATCGGGGCGGTGGTGCTGATTTTTATCGGCATTCAAATGCTCAGGGAGGGTTTTGGCGAAGATACCGGCATTATGAATTTTGGGGTGGCCAGGAAAACTACTCAAGTCCAAGGGCCTTACCCGGTGCAGGTTTACAGCGGCTTATGGGCTATGCTGGTTTTAGCCGGCAGCGTCAGCCTGGACGCCCTGACAGTGGGCTTTGGCTTAGGCACTTTAAAAGCCAATCTGGCTCTGACTGTGCTGATCATGGGCGCTGTAGCGGGCATCATGACAGCGACCGGCTTTATTCTGGGCAAGAGAATGGGTTCCTGGCTGGGCGAAAAAGCCCAGATTGTCGGGGGAATTATATTAACTATAATAGGAGTTAAAATGTTTTTCTAG